Part of the Crossiella cryophila genome, GCAGGGTCATGTGCGCGGCTACCTGGGCCGGGTGGTCTACCTCGACGTCACGCAGATGTTCGAGCCCAGCATCGGCGGCTCCAGCGGCGGCATCGTGACCAGCGGCCAGGACGCCACCAAGTTCCTGCAGGCCCTGCTCACCGGCAAGGTCATCCCGCCGGCCCGGCTGGCCGAGATGCTCACCCCGTTCGTCGGGCCGGGCGCGCCGGAGATCGCCTACGGCCTGGGCATCAGCCGCTACCCGCTGCCCTGCGGCGGCGAGGCCTGGGGCCACAACGGGCTCTGGCCCGGCTATGAGTCCAACGCCATCGCCACCACCGACGGCCGGGCCGCCTTCACCACGGTCAACGTGCTCGACCCCTTCGGCGGCGGCAGCGGCGGTTCGCTGTCCCACGGCGGCGGCCCCGGCCTGCTGGCCAACGCCACCATGACCGCGCTGTGCGACAAGAGCTGACCTCCGCCTCCCGGGAAAGGACACCCCTGATGTCTCTGCTCACCCGTACCCGGCGCTGGGCGGTGCTGGCCACCGTCGCCGCCACCGCCGCGGTGGCACTCGCCCCCGGCGCGGTCGCCGCCCCGCCCGCCTACGGCAAGGCGGCCGCGCAGGCCGCGGTCAACGCGCTGGTCTCCCAGCAGCGCGCGATGGGTTCCTCGGCCTTCCTCTTCGGCAGCGGCGCGGACTGGTCCGTGCACGCCGGCGCGGTGTCCGGGCTGGAGAACCGGCCGATCGGCGACCGGGACCACTTCCGGATCGGCAGCCTGACCAAGATGTACGTCTCCACCGTGGTGCTTCAGCTCGTCGGCGAGGGCAAACTCGCCCTGGACACCGGGTTCGGCGCCTACCTGCCCGGTCTGGCCACCGGCACCACCAACGACGACACCAAGATCACCGTGCGGCACCTGTTGCAGCACACCAGCGGCATCGCCGAGTACCTCAACGTGATGGTCGCGCTGCCCACGAACTGGTGGCGCACCTACGACGTGACCGCGCACGCCAAGTCCGGGCTGAGCCACGGCTCGCAGTTCGCGCCGGGCAGCAAGTACGGCTACTCCAACACCAACTACATCATCCTGGGCCTGATCATCGAGAAGCTCACCGGACGCCCGGTGGCCCAGGAGATCGCCGAGCGGATCCTGATCCCGCACGGGCTGGCCAACACCGGTCTGCAGAGCGCGGGTCAGCAGCTGATGCCGACGCCGTACGTGACCGGGTACGTGGCGGTGCCGTTCGTGCCGGTGCGCGTCGACTCCCGCTCGCAGGACCCGACCATGGCCTGGGCCGCGGGTGCGATGTACTCCACCGCCACCGACACGGCCAAGTTCCTGGACCTGCTGCTCGGCGGCCACCTGCTGCCGCCGGCGCTGCTGACCGAGATGAAGACGCCGTTGCCCGGCGGGTTCTACGGACTTGGGCTGTCCACCTTCGAGCTGCCCTGCGGGGTGCGGGTGTACGGGCACAACGGGGCCATCCCCGGCTACCTGACCTGGGGGGTCATCGCCGAGAACGGGCGCAAGGCGGTGGTGCTGACCAGCGTCACCCCGGCCGAGGAACCCCGGGTCAAGCTGGCCTCCGACGCCATGACGGCGGCGGTGTGCGGCTGAACGATCCCGAGTGGCAGGCCCGTGGACCCCGGTCCGCGGGCCTGCCGCCGGTCCACCCCGGATTGACCGCCGGCGAGGCCGCCTCCTATGGTCGGGCGCGCAGGGCGAGCGCGCGGCGGGGGTGCATGGTGCTGGAGGCGCTGGACCCCGGCACCGAGCACGGCCGGGTGTACCGGGCCCTGGTCTGCCTGCCTCGGACGGGGGTCGCGGAACTGGCCGCGGAGACCGGGATCAGGCCGGAGACGGTGCGGCGGCTGCTGGACGAGCTGGTCGCGCGCAACGTCGCGGTGGCCCTGGACGGCGGCGCGTGGGAGGCGCACTCCCCCGCCGAGATCACCGAGTCGGCACTGCGCCGGGACGCGGTGCGCCGGGCCGAGGCCCGCCAGTCCGGCACCGAGCTGGAGCGGCTCTTCCGGTTCGTCCGCCGCGAGGAAGGCCACTACGGCGCCCTGGAGGTGCTGACCGACACCGAGCGGATCCTGGCCACCATGCAGCGGATGCAGCGGGCGGCGAACCAGGAGATGCGGATCATCGACCGGCCGCCCTACTTCGCCCAGCCCTCCTACTACGCCAACCAGGAGACCCTGCAGTTCGACCGGATGGCCGCCGGGGTCGGCTACCGCACCATCTACTACGAGTCGGCGTACAACGACGGCACCGTCCCGGACATCCCGCGGATGGTGGCCAAGGGCGAACAGGCCCGCACGCTCAAGGAACCGCCGATGAAACTGGTCATCGCCGACGACCAACTGGCCGTGGTGACCCTGGAGGCCGAGGGCGGGCAGAGCGTGGTGGCGCTGCTGATCCGGCCGTCGAGCCTGTTCACCGCGCTGTCCAACACCTTCGAGACGCTGTGGAAACTCGCCGTGCCCATCTCCGCGGTCGGCGCGGACACCCTGGACGACGACCGGGACCGGGTCATCCTCACCCTGATGGCCAGCGGCGCCACCGACGAGGCCATCGCCCGGCGACTCGAGTTGTCCCGGCGCACCGTGGTCCGCCGGGTGGCACTGCTGCTGGACCGCCTTGGCGCGACCACCCGGTTCCAGGCCGGGGTGCAGGCCGCCCGCCGCGGCTGGCTGTGAACACCGGCCGGGAATAGCGGCTCTCCATACATTTTCCGTTGTATAACGCAGTGGTGTGCACGCCTTCGGAGCAGACCGTTCCGTTACCGGCGACGCCCTAGACTGCGGCCCGTGCACCGTGGACAGGTCATCGCGCAGCGCTATCAGCTCACCGATCAGATCGGGTCCGGCGGGATGGGGATCGTGTGGCGGGCCACCGACCTCGAACTGGGCCGGGTGGTCGCGCTCAAGCGGTCCCAGACCGGGGACCACGGGCAAATTCGCCGCGAGGCGCGAATTGGCGCCGGATTGCACCACCCGCACGTGGTGACCGTGTTCGACGTGGCGCTCGACGGCGAGGACCGCTGGCTGGTCATGGAGTACCTGCCCTCGCGCAGCCTGGCCGCGGTGGTGGCCGAGGACGGGCCGCTGGATCCGGTGACCGCGGCCCGGATCGGCGCGCAACTGGCCGGGGCGCTGGCCGTCATGCACCGGCACGGCATGGTGCACCGCGACGTCAAACCGGCCAACGTGCTGCTCACCGAGGACGGCACGGCCAAGCTCACCGACCTGGGCATCTCCCGCTGGTCCGAGGTCACCAGGACCAACAGCGAACAGGTCGGCGGCACCGTGGGCTACCTGGCCCCCGAGGTCGCCAACGGGGCGGAGGCACTGGCGCCCTCGGACGTGTTCTCCCTCGGCGCCACGCTGTTCGCCGTGGTCGAGGGCATCGGGCCGTGGGGTGGCGACGAACTGGGGCCGTACGCGCAGCTGCGCCGGGCCGCCGCCGGGGACCTGCAACCGGCCCGGCGCTCGGGACCGCTGGCCCCGGTGCTGGCCGAACTGCTGCAGACCGCGCCCGGTGAACGCCCCTCCGCCGCGCGGAGTCAGGAACTGTGCGCGGCCGTGGTGACCTCGGCCGACACCGGCGAGCACGTGGTGGCGGCCGCCCCGCCGACCGGCCGGAAACGTGCCAGGCGGCGGCCGCTGCTGCTCGCGGCGCTCGCCCTGGTGCTCGTCGCGGCCGTGGTGGTGGTTGCCACCCAGTGGTCGGGTTTCTTCCCCGCGCCCGGCTCATTGGCGAACACCGCGGCGGAGCGGTACGGCTGGGGGAATCCCAGGCAGCGCGCGGAGTTCAGCGCCGGCGTGGACGAGGGCTGGCAGGTCGCGGACGGACGGCTGGGCCGGGAGGACAAAGGGCGGCGGATGAAGGAACGGGTGAGCGTGCGGGACGACGCGCTCGTCATCACCGGCCTGCCCAACGGCGACACCGGCTACCTGCGCGGCGGTCCCGGTCTGCCCCGCGGGCGGTGGGAG contains:
- a CDS encoding serine hydrolase domain-containing protein, with product MSLLTRTRRWAVLATVAATAAVALAPGAVAAPPAYGKAAAQAAVNALVSQQRAMGSSAFLFGSGADWSVHAGAVSGLENRPIGDRDHFRIGSLTKMYVSTVVLQLVGEGKLALDTGFGAYLPGLATGTTNDDTKITVRHLLQHTSGIAEYLNVMVALPTNWWRTYDVTAHAKSGLSHGSQFAPGSKYGYSNTNYIILGLIIEKLTGRPVAQEIAERILIPHGLANTGLQSAGQQLMPTPYVTGYVAVPFVPVRVDSRSQDPTMAWAAGAMYSTATDTAKFLDLLLGGHLLPPALLTEMKTPLPGGFYGLGLSTFELPCGVRVYGHNGAIPGYLTWGVIAENGRKAVVLTSVTPAEEPRVKLASDAMTAAVCG
- a CDS encoding helix-turn-helix transcriptional regulator; amino-acid sequence: MRLNDPEWQARGPRSAGLPPVHPGLTAGEAASYGRARRASARRGCMVLEALDPGTEHGRVYRALVCLPRTGVAELAAETGIRPETVRRLLDELVARNVAVALDGGAWEAHSPAEITESALRRDAVRRAEARQSGTELERLFRFVRREEGHYGALEVLTDTERILATMQRMQRAANQEMRIIDRPPYFAQPSYYANQETLQFDRMAAGVGYRTIYYESAYNDGTVPDIPRMVAKGEQARTLKEPPMKLVIADDQLAVVTLEAEGGQSVVALLIRPSSLFTALSNTFETLWKLAVPISAVGADTLDDDRDRVILTLMASGATDEAIARRLELSRRTVVRRVALLLDRLGATTRFQAGVQAARRGWL
- a CDS encoding protein kinase domain-containing protein, producing MHRGQVIAQRYQLTDQIGSGGMGIVWRATDLELGRVVALKRSQTGDHGQIRREARIGAGLHHPHVVTVFDVALDGEDRWLVMEYLPSRSLAAVVAEDGPLDPVTAARIGAQLAGALAVMHRHGMVHRDVKPANVLLTEDGTAKLTDLGISRWSEVTRTNSEQVGGTVGYLAPEVANGAEALAPSDVFSLGATLFAVVEGIGPWGGDELGPYAQLRRAAAGDLQPARRSGPLAPVLAELLQTAPGERPSAARSQELCAAVVTSADTGEHVVAAAPPTGRKRARRRPLLLAALALVLVAAVVVVATQWSGFFPAPGSLANTAAERYGWGNPRQRAEFSAGVDEGWQVADGRLGREDKGRRMKERVSVRDDALVITGLPNGDTGYLRGGPGLPRGRWEARVRVPKGCACYRAILTLWPADSRSTVGEEIVFMENKNDANRQHVYFFLAPPGGKGRLGGERDVDLTEWNHFAVEWSESGVFGYLNGEQWFQQEDPDNLTRSAMAPTIKLDFDPIAAPAHTEASMEIDWIREYGR